A single region of the Sulfitobacter geojensis genome encodes:
- a CDS encoding Na+/H+ antiporter subunit E, giving the protein MTRAFRWLFPHPLLTLLLAVVWILLQNEFSAGMALFGVILGIVITKATAIWWPERPGGVHLGRLFSYAMIVLWDIIVANIQVAWIVLTKPNAALRPAWIVIPLELTTPEAITVLAGTITLTPGTVSADLSDEGHSLLVHVLHTEDPDSDRDEIKDRYERRLKEIFL; this is encoded by the coding sequence ATGACCCGCGCCTTCCGCTGGCTCTTTCCGCATCCGTTACTGACCCTTCTGTTGGCCGTGGTCTGGATTCTGCTGCAAAACGAATTCTCTGCCGGTATGGCCCTGTTCGGTGTGATCCTTGGAATCGTCATCACGAAAGCCACGGCGATCTGGTGGCCCGAACGGCCCGGTGGTGTGCATCTGGGAAGGCTGTTCAGCTATGCCATGATCGTGCTGTGGGATATCATCGTCGCCAATATTCAGGTGGCATGGATCGTACTGACCAAACCAAACGCGGCTCTTCGACCGGCATGGATCGTCATCCCGCTCGAGCTGACCACCCCCGAAGCGATTACTGTTCTGGCCGGCACCATCACCCTGACCCCCGGCACCGTGTCGGCGGATTTGTCGGACGAAGGTCACAGCCTGCTGGTGCATGTCCTGCACACCGAAGACCCGGACAGCGACCGCGATGAAATCAAGGACCGTTATGAACGCCGGTTAAAGGAGATTTTCCTATGA
- a CDS encoding K+/H+ antiporter subunit F, giving the protein MDIAFKITFVGIVAAQIMSMIRLVIGPSVGDRILALDTMVVNAIGLIVLLGIAQGTRIYFEVTLIIAMLGFVSTVAYARFVLRGDIIE; this is encoded by the coding sequence ATGGATATCGCATTCAAAATCACCTTTGTCGGGATTGTCGCGGCGCAGATTATGTCGATGATCCGGCTGGTCATCGGCCCCTCTGTCGGGGACCGCATCCTGGCACTGGATACAATGGTGGTGAACGCGATTGGCCTGATTGTCCTACTCGGCATCGCGCAGGGCACGCGGATTTATTTTGAAGTCACGCTGATCATTGCCATGCTCGGCTTTGTCTCGACCGTGGCCTATGCGCGGTTTGTATTGCGGGGGGATATCATCGAATGA
- a CDS encoding Na+/H+ antiporter subunit G, giving the protein MSMEIVGTYLVGICLLIGTGFALVGTIGLLKFNDSMTRLHAPTKVGTIGIGALLLASMIHSYIVGEGSLHELLIMAFLFVTAPISANFIAKVNIHKQSCVTPPPPPRDDTWSTLNVPEADRELATEPEA; this is encoded by the coding sequence ATGAGCATGGAAATAGTCGGCACATATCTGGTTGGAATCTGCCTGTTGATCGGTACGGGCTTTGCCCTTGTCGGTACCATTGGTTTGTTGAAATTCAACGATTCCATGACACGTCTGCATGCCCCGACCAAGGTGGGCACCATCGGCATCGGGGCCTTGTTGCTGGCCTCGATGATCCATTCTTATATAGTGGGCGAAGGGTCGCTGCATGAATTGCTGATCATGGCGTTTCTGTTTGTGACCGCCCCGATTTCGGCGAATTTCATCGCCAAGGTGAATATCCACAAGCAATCTTGCGTGACCCCGCCGCCACCGCCCCGGGATGACACGTGGTCAACCCTGAACGTTCCCGAAGCAGATCGCGAACTGGCGACAGAGCCGGAAGCCTAA
- a CDS encoding SDR family NAD(P)-dependent oxidoreductase, with product MEMWSGNVAIVTGGASGLGAATATALAGAGLKVAIFDMNAEAGAAHAATLGGTFHNVDVSNAEQVKTAMDAVTQQQGAPRVLVNCAGIGPAAKTVSRGEAHDAGMFAKVIGINLIGSFICASEAAARMVAQDPMAPDGARGVIINTASVAAYEGQVGQVAYAASKGGIVGMTLPMARDLADKGVRVCTVAPGLFLTPLLEGLPQEVQDSLGAQVPFPSRLGQPAEYGKLVCHILDNPMLNGEVIRLDGAIRMAPR from the coding sequence ATGGAAATGTGGTCTGGTAACGTGGCAATTGTCACAGGTGGGGCGTCTGGTCTGGGGGCTGCGACTGCGACAGCTTTGGCTGGTGCAGGTCTGAAAGTTGCGATTTTCGACATGAACGCAGAGGCGGGTGCGGCACATGCCGCCACTTTGGGCGGCACCTTTCATAATGTGGATGTGTCCAATGCCGAACAGGTGAAAACGGCGATGGACGCCGTGACCCAACAGCAGGGCGCGCCACGGGTTCTGGTCAATTGCGCCGGCATCGGCCCTGCGGCTAAAACAGTCTCGCGCGGTGAAGCCCATGATGCGGGAATGTTTGCGAAAGTGATCGGCATCAACCTGATCGGATCTTTCATCTGCGCATCCGAAGCGGCAGCGCGCATGGTGGCGCAAGATCCGATGGCGCCTGACGGTGCACGTGGGGTGATCATCAACACCGCGTCGGTTGCGGCCTATGAGGGGCAAGTCGGGCAGGTCGCCTATGCCGCCTCCAAAGGCGGGATCGTGGGCATGACCCTGCCAATGGCGCGTGATCTGGCCGATAAGGGCGTGCGGGTTTGCACCGTGGCACCGGGCCTGTTCCTGACGCCGCTATTGGAAGGGTTGCCGCAAGAAGTACAGGATTCATTGGGCGCTCAGGTGCCGTTCCCGTCACGGCTGGGCCAGCCTGCGGAGTATGGCAAGCTGGTGTGCCATATCCTTGATAACCCGATGTTGAACGGCGAGGTCATTCGCCTTGACGGCGCCATTCGCATGGCACCGCGCTAA
- a CDS encoding glutamine synthetase family protein, with the protein MSATKDRIASGNLARLGLLDQARIDLCAKVVAEAEAAKLETVRVLFTDQHGILRGKTIVASALPSLFANGMAAPSTLLLKDTSHRTVFPVWQPDGDVAGDLRGAGDILMVPDPNSFRVLPWSPHSAWLLCDLAHGTGEMSPFCTRSILRKSVGQLAAQDMELVVGLEVEFHVFRKVDPKLDHASATMPAQPVHTENLSSGYQFLTETHYDALEPVMDDLRRSCAALGLPIRSIEVEMGPSQFEFTFDPADPMTHADNMVMLRTAVKEVCARQGLHATFMCKPNLPNVAASGWHLHQSLVDLKTGANLFQSDSDALTPECSGWIAGVLAHAAETCLLTTPTVNGYKRYQPHQLAPNRIVWGRDNRGAMIRVLAKLDDPASRIENRVAEPTANPYLFFASQIIAGMAGLAQSMQAPEAVENPYDAGAEALPDSLLAAISCFDASSLYRSALGDDFVDYLCKIRRSEWDRYHLSVSAWEQQEYFGLY; encoded by the coding sequence ATGAGCGCAACCAAGGATCGGATCGCCAGTGGAAATCTGGCGCGACTTGGCCTGCTGGATCAGGCGCGGATTGATCTATGCGCCAAAGTGGTGGCCGAGGCAGAGGCGGCAAAACTGGAAACCGTCCGTGTTCTGTTCACCGATCAGCATGGCATCCTGCGCGGCAAGACCATTGTCGCCAGCGCCTTGCCGTCCTTGTTCGCCAATGGCATGGCTGCGCCATCGACGCTGTTGCTGAAAGATACGTCCCATCGCACCGTTTTCCCGGTCTGGCAGCCCGACGGAGATGTGGCGGGGGATTTGCGCGGTGCGGGGGACATCCTGATGGTGCCAGATCCTAACAGCTTTCGCGTTCTGCCGTGGTCACCGCATTCTGCGTGGCTGTTGTGTGACTTGGCCCATGGCACGGGCGAAATGTCACCGTTTTGCACGCGCAGTATTCTGCGCAAGTCGGTTGGTCAATTGGCCGCACAGGATATGGAACTTGTGGTCGGGCTTGAGGTCGAATTCCACGTCTTTCGCAAGGTCGATCCCAAGCTGGATCATGCCAGCGCAACGATGCCCGCCCAACCAGTTCACACCGAAAACCTATCGTCGGGGTATCAATTTCTGACCGAAACCCATTATGACGCGCTAGAACCGGTGATGGACGATTTGCGCCGCAGTTGCGCAGCGTTGGGCCTGCCGATCCGGTCTATTGAGGTCGAGATGGGGCCGAGCCAGTTCGAATTTACCTTTGATCCCGCTGACCCCATGACCCATGCCGACAATATGGTGATGCTGCGCACCGCAGTGAAAGAGGTCTGCGCGCGCCAAGGGCTGCATGCTACGTTTATGTGTAAACCGAACCTGCCGAATGTGGCGGCGAGTGGTTGGCATTTGCATCAGTCGTTGGTTGATCTCAAAACCGGTGCGAACCTGTTCCAGTCGGACAGTGACGCGCTGACGCCGGAATGCAGCGGTTGGATTGCGGGGGTGTTGGCGCACGCGGCCGAAACCTGTTTGCTCACGACGCCGACAGTGAACGGATACAAACGGTATCAGCCGCATCAGCTTGCGCCGAACCGTATCGTCTGGGGGCGCGACAACCGGGGCGCAATGATCCGCGTTTTGGCAAAACTTGATGACCCTGCCAGCCGGATCGAGAACCGCGTGGCCGAACCAACCGCGAACCCCTACCTGTTTTTCGCCAGCCAGATCATCGCGGGCATGGCCGGTCTTGCGCAGTCGATGCAGGCCCCCGAAGCCGTTGAAAACCCTTACGACGCCGGTGCTGAGGCCTTGCCCGACAGCCTGCTTGCCGCAATCAGTTGCTTTGATGCGTCATCGCTTTACCGCAGTGCCTTGGGGGATGATTTTGTGGACTACCTCTGCAAAATCCGCCGCTCGGAGTGGGACCGCTATCACCTGAGCGTTTCGGCGTGGGAACAGCAGGAGTATTTCGGTCTCTACTAA
- a CDS encoding aromatic ring-hydroxylating dioxygenase subunit alpha encodes MISQELNDTITLTGPGSDAGAVLRRYWQPAALSDELVGDRPVVPVTLLGERLVLFRDGEGKLGLIDRHCPHRGADLCHGRLEDNGLRCPFHGWHFNRSGQCVEQPGEPDGSRMHESIRATSYPVEERNGIIFAYMGPGEPPAFPNFDCFRAPDTHVFAFKGLWECNWLQAMEVGIDPAHASFLHRFLKDEDPADSYGKQFRDKAADTNIPMTKLLRDYTNPEITVEETEYGLRLIALRHLDEGQSHIRITNQIFPQAISIPMSREMIITQWHVPIDDTHCYWYSMFTSFTDPVDKELMRAQRLKEHRLPDYAPLKNKRNNYGFDPEEQRTETYTGMGMDINVHDQWAVESPGPIFDRTKEHLGKTDVAIIKYRRMLRAAIAAVKDGQEDTLPMRNGVDPSTIYGPISNDTIGDKAAWREVSATSDAERRAGCADWDATVAKT; translated from the coding sequence ATGATCAGTCAGGAATTGAACGATACCATCACCTTGACCGGACCGGGCAGTGATGCGGGGGCGGTACTGCGCCGCTATTGGCAACCGGCTGCATTGTCGGATGAACTGGTGGGGGATCGCCCGGTGGTGCCGGTGACCTTGCTGGGCGAACGGCTGGTGTTGTTTCGAGATGGCGAGGGCAAGCTGGGCCTGATCGACCGTCACTGCCCGCATCGGGGCGCGGATCTGTGTCACGGACGGCTTGAGGACAATGGTTTGCGCTGCCCGTTCCATGGCTGGCACTTCAATCGCAGCGGTCAATGTGTGGAACAGCCGGGTGAACCCGACGGCAGCCGCATGCACGAAAGCATCCGCGCGACCTCCTATCCGGTGGAGGAACGCAACGGTATTATCTTTGCCTATATGGGGCCGGGTGAACCGCCGGCTTTTCCGAATTTCGACTGTTTCCGCGCGCCTGACACCCATGTTTTTGCCTTCAAGGGGTTATGGGAATGCAACTGGTTGCAAGCGATGGAGGTCGGGATTGATCCGGCGCATGCGTCCTTTCTGCACCGGTTCCTGAAGGATGAAGACCCCGCCGACAGCTATGGCAAACAATTCCGCGACAAGGCGGCGGATACCAATATTCCGATGACGAAACTGCTGCGCGACTATACCAACCCCGAGATCACGGTCGAAGAGACCGAATACGGGTTACGCCTGATTGCGCTACGCCATCTGGACGAAGGGCAAAGCCATATCCGTATCACCAACCAGATTTTCCCACAGGCGATTTCCATCCCGATGAGCCGCGAAATGATCATCACCCAATGGCATGTGCCGATCGATGACACGCACTGCTATTGGTATTCGATGTTCACCAGTTTCACCGATCCCGTGGACAAGGAACTGATGCGCGCACAAAGGCTCAAGGAGCATCGCCTGCCGGATTATGCGCCGTTGAAAAACAAGCGCAACAATTACGGGTTTGACCCTGAAGAGCAGCGCACCGAAACCTATACCGGCATGGGAATGGACATTAACGTGCACGACCAATGGGCGGTAGAAAGTCCTGGCCCAATCTTTGATCGCACCAAGGAACATCTGGGCAAAACCGATGTGGCGATCATCAAATACCGGCGCATGCTGCGCGCGGCGATTGCGGCGGTGAAGGACGGGCAGGAAGACACTTTGCCGATGCGCAATGGCGTTGATCCTTCTACGATCTACGGTCCGATTTCAAACGATACCATCGGGGACAAGGCCGCCTGGCGCGAGGTTTCCGCCACCAGCGACGCGGAGCGGCGGGCGGGATGTGCGGATTGGGATGCAACGGTAGCCAAGACATGA
- a CDS encoding alpha/beta hydrolase: MDSRFDTQMALSVEQLDFQLSPSLSAKDAGAALNAMVARTLAAQRDPALDVQIDIPYGPRPRQKLDIYKPKDADDAPKPAIVFIHGGFWQEGDKSVSGFAASRFAALGWASVSLGYSLTPDVSLTELTAEIHDGLQYIATHAAALGIDADKIILAGHSAGGHLAASVICDVLGRGVHRLIRGAVLISGVFELAPIARSYVNDLTRMTDAEINALSPLRHKVKAQVPVHILIGSDEPEAFQVQSAVLRDSWASELPRLTFHMAAGRDHFDVLEELCMPTSVTVRSILQMIGQTAED, translated from the coding sequence GTGGACAGCAGATTTGATACGCAGATGGCTTTGTCCGTTGAACAACTTGATTTTCAACTGTCGCCCAGTCTGTCTGCAAAAGATGCGGGCGCAGCATTGAATGCAATGGTCGCCCGGACCCTTGCGGCACAGCGTGATCCGGCGTTGGACGTGCAAATCGATATTCCATACGGTCCGCGCCCCCGCCAGAAACTTGACATCTATAAACCCAAAGACGCGGATGATGCCCCGAAACCAGCGATCGTTTTTATCCATGGCGGTTTCTGGCAGGAAGGTGACAAAAGCGTTTCCGGTTTCGCCGCGTCACGTTTTGCCGCGCTGGGGTGGGCCAGTGTTTCGCTTGGATACAGTTTGACGCCTGACGTCAGTTTGACAGAGCTTACCGCTGAAATTCATGATGGTTTACAGTATATTGCCACGCATGCTGCCGCCTTGGGCATTGATGCAGATAAGATCATTCTGGCAGGTCACTCGGCCGGCGGCCATTTGGCGGCCTCTGTGATATGCGATGTATTGGGGCGGGGCGTTCACAGATTGATACGGGGCGCGGTGTTGATCAGCGGCGTGTTCGAACTTGCACCGATTGCGCGGTCTTACGTCAACGATCTGACGCGCATGACGGATGCCGAAATCAATGCGCTTTCCCCGTTGCGCCATAAAGTTAAGGCGCAAGTTCCCGTGCACATCCTGATTGGCAGCGACGAACCCGAAGCGTTTCAGGTGCAATCTGCCGTGTTGCGTGACAGTTGGGCATCGGAATTGCCGCGGCTGACCTTTCACATGGCGGCGGGGCGGGATCATTTCGATGTGCTTGAGGAATTGTGCATGCCAACCTCGGTAACTGTGCGTTCGATCCTGCAGATGATTGGTCAAACCGCCGAAGATTGA
- a CDS encoding response regulator, with product MTITDQLTDRIPDRHTIDTLMLIDDNTFDQLICKRVTAKTGLVGNLLQYLDAQQALDHLVDPDAATPDLILLDINMPKMDGFEFLAAVHDRFRNGLCPIIVMLDPALDPKGEARARVFPMVQGFLAKPLTPEDLQSFADLLRDLR from the coding sequence ATGACAATTACTGACCAGCTGACCGACCGCATCCCTGATCGGCATACCATCGATACCTTGATGCTGATCGACGACAACACGTTTGATCAGTTGATCTGCAAACGGGTCACGGCAAAAACCGGTTTGGTGGGAAACCTGCTGCAATATCTCGACGCGCAGCAGGCGCTTGACCATCTGGTAGATCCCGACGCCGCGACACCGGACCTGATCCTGCTCGACATCAACATGCCCAAAATGGACGGATTTGAATTTCTTGCGGCTGTGCATGACAGGTTTCGCAATGGGCTATGTCCGATCATCGTCATGCTCGATCCGGCTTTGGACCCGAAAGGCGAGGCGCGCGCCAGAGTGTTCCCGATGGTTCAGGGTTTTCTAGCCAAACCACTGACCCCCGAAGACCTGCAAAGCTTCGCCGACCTGCTGCGCGACCTCCGTTAA
- a CDS encoding pyridoxal-phosphate dependent enzyme, with product MTCFRPTPDQRRAALSHLVDVPWPSDDATQPQDLLARCPAAGQTPLVSSPALATLTGVADVHVKDERARMGLGSFKALGAAYVIAHDAQTGRAEGQTYVTASAGNHGLSVAAGAAAFAAHAIVFLAETVPESFADRLRGLGADVRRQGAIYEEAMQAAADLAETTDAILLSDSSWPQYMTRPHRLMEGYLVLMQEAAAQMPAPPTHLFLQAGVGGLAAASAAYARKIWGKTPKIVVVEPEVAPALIASMQAGAPQITHGPASEMGRLDCKEPSLIALKGLARDADIFMTLTEAEGKAGHDACVQAGLPSTPSGAAGLAGLMVAAQNPDAFELTRDARILLILSEEPSG from the coding sequence ATGACCTGTTTTCGCCCCACCCCCGACCAGCGCCGCGCGGCCCTGTCCCATCTTGTCGACGTGCCGTGGCCCAGTGATGATGCGACCCAACCACAGGATTTATTGGCCCGATGCCCTGCTGCCGGTCAAACGCCGCTGGTCTCATCGCCTGCGTTGGCAACCTTAACTGGTGTGGCAGACGTCCATGTCAAAGACGAACGTGCACGCATGGGCTTGGGCAGTTTCAAAGCACTCGGCGCAGCCTACGTCATCGCCCATGATGCACAAACCGGACGCGCCGAAGGCCAGACCTATGTGACCGCAAGTGCGGGGAATCACGGTTTGTCCGTTGCGGCGGGCGCTGCTGCTTTCGCAGCGCATGCGATTGTTTTCCTCGCTGAAACCGTTCCGGAAAGTTTCGCAGACCGGCTGCGCGGCCTTGGAGCGGACGTCCGCCGTCAGGGTGCCATTTATGAAGAGGCGATGCAGGCCGCGGCAGATCTGGCCGAAACGACAGATGCCATATTGCTGTCCGACAGTTCATGGCCGCAATACATGACCCGCCCGCACCGTTTGATGGAAGGCTATCTTGTTCTGATGCAAGAAGCCGCCGCCCAGATGCCCGCCCCGCCGACACATCTGTTTTTGCAGGCCGGTGTTGGTGGACTTGCCGCCGCTTCCGCCGCCTACGCCCGCAAAATCTGGGGCAAGACGCCGAAAATCGTGGTGGTCGAACCCGAAGTCGCCCCTGCCCTCATCGCCTCGATGCAAGCCGGTGCGCCGCAAATCACCCATGGCCCCGCCTCTGAAATGGGGCGGCTTGATTGCAAAGAACCCTCGCTGATCGCGCTAAAGGGGCTGGCCCGCGATGCCGATATTTTCATGACCCTGACCGAAGCCGAAGGCAAAGCCGGACATGATGCTTGCGTCCAAGCCGGCCTGCCCTCGACCCCATCAGGTGCTGCGGGGCTCGCGGGTCTAATGGTGGCCGCGCAAAACCCAGATGCATTTGAGCTGACCCGCGACGCCCGCATTCTGTTGATCCTGAGCGAAGAGCCAAGCGGATGA
- a CDS encoding M24 family metallopeptidase has protein sequence MIRPARGFPKAEFENRTSRAQRLMAENDISALLLTTEAEVRYYTGFLTRFWKSPTRPWFVVLPASGAPIAVIPSIGAHLMRQTWITDIRTWQAPDYIDDGISLLASTLIEVTAAGAQIGIADQMESSLRMPLAGFRRLEQILAPRAITGDCGITRQLRLVKSGAELAKIRTATAIADRAFDRLPEVAQAGAPLAQVFRDFQRLCLEEGADYVPYLAGGAGHGGYGDVISPATDRPLARGDVLMLDTGLVWDGYFCDFDRNFSIGPPTSAVVSAHEKLIGATQAAFDIAQSGSVISDLFHAMNTRVNPTAASSNAGRLGHGLGMQLTEWPSIIAADHTPLVPGMVLTLEPGITLPDGQIMVHEENIVATEGAAEWLSTPQPADIRVI, from the coding sequence ATGATCCGGCCTGCGCGTGGCTTTCCCAAGGCGGAGTTCGAAAACCGCACCAGCCGCGCACAAAGGTTGATGGCCGAGAACGACATCTCTGCACTGTTGTTAACCACAGAAGCCGAAGTGCGATACTACACCGGTTTTCTTACGCGCTTTTGGAAAAGCCCGACGCGCCCTTGGTTTGTTGTTCTACCCGCCTCCGGCGCTCCGATCGCGGTGATCCCGTCGATCGGGGCGCATTTGATGCGGCAAACCTGGATCACCGACATCCGCACGTGGCAAGCACCCGATTATATTGACGACGGGATTTCCTTGCTGGCTAGCACCTTGATCGAGGTTACCGCCGCAGGTGCGCAGATCGGCATCGCGGATCAAATGGAAAGCAGTTTGCGCATGCCTCTCGCCGGTTTCAGGCGGTTGGAACAGATACTTGCCCCCCGCGCGATCACCGGCGATTGCGGCATCACCCGCCAACTGCGTCTGGTGAAATCGGGCGCTGAACTTGCGAAGATCAGAACCGCCACAGCAATTGCGGATCGCGCTTTTGATCGCCTGCCCGAAGTAGCGCAGGCTGGAGCACCATTGGCGCAGGTGTTTCGTGACTTTCAAAGGCTTTGTCTGGAGGAAGGTGCAGATTACGTGCCCTATCTCGCGGGCGGTGCGGGGCATGGGGGTTACGGCGATGTTATCTCGCCCGCGACCGATAGGCCGCTCGCGCGGGGGGATGTCCTGATGCTGGATACCGGTTTGGTTTGGGACGGATATTTTTGTGACTTTGATCGCAACTTTAGCATTGGCCCACCGACATCTGCGGTTGTTTCGGCCCATGAGAAATTGATCGGTGCCACACAGGCTGCATTTGATATTGCGCAAAGCGGGAGCGTCATTTCGGATCTGTTTCACGCGATGAATACACGGGTCAATCCCACCGCCGCCAGTTCCAATGCCGGCCGGCTGGGTCACGGGTTGGGCATGCAATTGACGGAATGGCCGTCAATCATAGCCGCAGATCACACGCCGCTTGTGCCCGGGATGGTGCTGACGCTGGAACCGGGGATCACCCTGCCTGATGGCCAGATCATGGTGCATGAAGAAAACATCGTCGCCACAGAAGGGGCCGCAGAATGGCTTTCCACACCGCAACCGGCTGACATCAGGGTGATCTGA
- a CDS encoding maleate cis-trans isomerase family protein translates to MALPYTLTAKRPLQLGLVVLQSDETLERDMRRLLPVEAETLVSRVASGTELDTQMIAGMESRLTGAAALLPRGAQIAAVGYGCTSATAQIGAARVAALIKGGVPTPHVTDPVTALIAACATLRITRLGIITPYVPEISDQLRVVVENAGIRVTGFASFEEQTEANVVRIAENAVYAAAVGMGQAQTCDAVFLSCTNLRTLGIIDAIEHDIGKPVLSSNQVLAWDMMRLAGVTPPEDLPGRLWQL, encoded by the coding sequence ATGGCATTGCCTTATACACTGACAGCCAAACGTCCGTTACAACTCGGCCTTGTCGTCTTGCAATCGGACGAAACGTTGGAACGCGATATGCGCAGGCTTTTACCGGTTGAGGCAGAGACGTTGGTCAGCCGCGTAGCCTCCGGCACCGAACTCGATACGCAGATGATTGCGGGCATGGAAAGCAGGCTGACCGGCGCGGCAGCGCTTTTGCCACGCGGTGCGCAGATTGCGGCGGTGGGATACGGGTGCACCTCTGCCACGGCGCAAATCGGGGCCGCACGGGTGGCCGCGTTGATCAAGGGGGGCGTGCCTACCCCCCATGTCACCGATCCTGTGACCGCGTTGATCGCCGCCTGCGCCACATTGCGCATCACGCGACTTGGGATCATCACGCCCTATGTGCCTGAAATTTCGGATCAATTACGGGTGGTAGTTGAAAACGCCGGCATTCGCGTGACCGGCTTTGCCAGTTTCGAAGAACAAACCGAAGCGAATGTCGTGCGCATTGCAGAAAATGCGGTTTATGCGGCGGCGGTCGGGATGGGACAAGCGCAGACCTGCGATGCTGTTTTTCTGTCCTGCACCAATCTGCGCACGCTGGGTATCATCGACGCAATTGAGCACGATATCGGTAAGCCGGTGCTCTCCAGCAATCAGGTGCTGGCTTGGGATATGATGCGGCTGGCGGGGGTCACGCCGCCCGAGGATCTGCCCGGGCGGTTATGGCAGCTTTAG
- a CDS encoding ABC transporter permease: MSGLPPYATTGQRAWYYSFRVICALIFFFLIAPIMVIIPLSFNAQDFFTFTPEMLAFDPAGYSTKHYEDFFTNSDWQLALRNSLKIAPVATLLSVSLGTLAAIGLSQSHVPFRRAIMAILISPMIVPLIISATGMYFFYSNPYIPTPFGKIELPFTLTGTYIGVVLAHAALGIPFVIITVTATLVGFDNSLTRAAANMGAGPVKTFFSVQMPLILPGVVSGGLFAFITSFDEVVVVLFVGSAGQKTLPWQMFTGLREQISPTILAVATILIAVSIALLFVVELLRRRSERLRGITPS; the protein is encoded by the coding sequence ATGTCCGGATTGCCACCTTATGCAACGACAGGCCAACGCGCCTGGTACTATTCCTTCCGAGTGATCTGCGCGCTGATCTTCTTCTTTCTGATCGCGCCGATCATGGTGATCATCCCCTTGTCGTTCAACGCGCAGGATTTCTTTACCTTCACGCCTGAAATGCTGGCGTTCGACCCTGCGGGCTATTCGACCAAACACTACGAGGACTTCTTTACCAACTCCGACTGGCAGCTTGCCTTGCGCAACTCGCTTAAGATCGCGCCGGTCGCCACATTGCTTTCGGTGTCCTTGGGCACTTTGGCCGCGATTGGTCTGAGCCAGAGCCACGTGCCATTTCGCCGTGCCATCATGGCAATCCTGATTTCACCAATGATCGTACCGCTGATCATTTCGGCTACGGGGATGTATTTCTTTTACTCCAACCCCTACATACCGACACCCTTTGGCAAGATCGAGTTGCCCTTCACGCTGACTGGCACCTATATCGGCGTTGTTCTGGCACATGCGGCACTTGGCATTCCGTTTGTGATTATCACGGTGACAGCCACGCTTGTGGGCTTTGACAACTCCCTGACCCGCGCGGCGGCGAACATGGGGGCCGGGCCGGTCAAAACGTTCTTTAGCGTGCAAATGCCACTGATTTTGCCAGGTGTGGTTTCGGGCGGATTGTTCGCCTTTATCACGTCTTTCGATGAAGTGGTTGTGGTGCTGTTTGTCGGTTCCGCCGGACAGAAAACCCTGCCTTGGCAGATGTTTACCGGTCTGCGTGAACAGATCAGCCCGACCATTCTAGCGGTCGCAACGATCCTGATTGCGGTTTCGATTGCGCTGCTGTTCGTGGTTGAATTGCTACGACGCCGGTCAGAACGGTTGCGGGGCATCACCCCGAGCTAA